Proteins co-encoded in one Verrucomicrobiota bacterium genomic window:
- a CDS encoding serine/threonine-protein kinase, translating into MAFDPNKDMNEGAKGQPRPFGRFYLHELINSGGMADIWVATDAQGQTYALRRMHDKFRFNFIARGRFTRGCEILASLPPHEGIVRYLDHGKMESTLYLLMEYVESSNLKLLQARNDPLFSENIANILIDMSVALEHMHDNHVMHLDFKPENVIMTRSGAIRLVDFDLCQPIPEKPKKTSRNPGTPHYMAPEQLQRKPMDHRADIFAFGVTAYELLTYQKPFPGETPDEVLRRQLARTDSFIAPRELNPDIPATLEKVILRCLDNDPDKRYPIMSSVVHELKSALYVS; encoded by the coding sequence ATGGCATTTGATCCGAATAAAGATATGAACGAAGGCGCCAAAGGGCAACCCCGGCCCTTCGGACGCTTTTATTTGCATGAGTTGATCAATAGCGGCGGCATGGCGGATATCTGGGTGGCCACCGACGCGCAAGGGCAGACATACGCGCTGCGCCGGATGCATGACAAATTCCGGTTTAATTTCATCGCTCGCGGGCGGTTCACCCGCGGGTGCGAGATTCTGGCGTCGTTGCCGCCCCATGAGGGGATCGTAAGGTATCTGGACCACGGCAAAATGGAGAGCACGCTGTACCTGCTGATGGAGTACGTGGAAAGCTCGAACCTGAAATTGTTGCAGGCGCGCAATGACCCGCTGTTTTCGGAGAATATCGCGAATATCCTGATTGATATGTCCGTCGCGCTGGAACACATGCACGACAATCATGTGATGCACCTGGATTTCAAGCCGGAGAATGTCATCATGACCCGCAGCGGGGCGATCCGGCTGGTGGATTTCGACCTTTGCCAACCCATTCCGGAGAAACCCAAGAAAACCTCGCGCAACCCCGGCACCCCGCACTACATGGCCCCGGAACAATTGCAGCGCAAACCGATGGATCATCGCGCGGATATCTTTGCATTCGGCGTCACAGCATACGAGTTGCTGACGTATCAGAAGCCGTTCCCCGGCGAAACCCCGGATGAAGTATTACGCCGCCAGTTAGCCCGCACCGATTCGTTCATTGCCCCGCGCGAATTAAATCCGGACATACCCGCCACCCTGGAAAAGGTAATCCTGCGGTGTCTGGATAATGATCCGGATAAGCGTTACCCCATCATGAGCAGCGTGGTGCATGAGCTGAAGTCCGCACTGTATGTCAGTTAA
- a CDS encoding glycosyltransferase family 2 protein — MSIAPSDITIAVTVYNRRDYILKAVESALSQTVPVRVMVVEDCGPDASLRDLVLAKFGDRITYYRSPVRHGLFGNWNTCLEQCPTPWLSILHDDDYLATDFIENAIRLASAFPDRGFYCGRGRYTDQTGQEHGFGCPPLSKEMEELDMNQFADLNLTLFPGTLFRPKDAKSLGGFRTTSLFCGDWEMWFNLAYHYGGARTNACMAFARSHFHAERGTTKIELRGLKFCVDFVQAKRNYHLLHLRDSKARFDRARHLSLNIFPANALLRHGAGFSPRMLKYNCGVFLQAPPETFSRSLLKGCIRLLGWRGVKLCSQVYRAVKRR, encoded by the coding sequence ATGAGCATCGCTCCGAGCGACATAACCATTGCGGTGACGGTGTATAACCGGCGGGATTACATCCTGAAAGCGGTGGAGAGCGCGCTATCGCAAACCGTGCCAGTGCGCGTGATGGTGGTGGAAGACTGCGGCCCCGATGCGAGCCTGCGCGACTTGGTGCTGGCGAAGTTCGGGGATCGTATCACGTACTATCGCAGCCCGGTGCGGCACGGATTGTTCGGCAACTGGAACACCTGCCTGGAACAATGCCCGACGCCGTGGTTATCCATCCTCCACGACGACGATTACCTGGCCACGGACTTCATTGAAAACGCCATCCGCCTCGCGTCGGCCTTCCCGGATCGCGGTTTCTATTGCGGGCGCGGGCGTTACACGGATCAAACGGGCCAGGAGCATGGTTTTGGCTGTCCGCCGCTGTCCAAGGAGATGGAGGAACTGGATATGAACCAGTTTGCCGACCTAAATCTGACGTTGTTTCCCGGCACGTTGTTCCGTCCCAAGGACGCGAAGTCGCTGGGCGGCTTCCGCACCACGTCGCTGTTCTGCGGCGACTGGGAAATGTGGTTCAACCTGGCCTATCACTATGGCGGGGCGCGCACCAATGCCTGCATGGCGTTTGCGCGCAGCCATTTTCACGCCGAGCGCGGCACCACCAAGATTGAACTGCGCGGGCTGAAATTCTGTGTGGACTTCGTACAAGCCAAACGCAACTACCATTTGCTGCATCTGCGGGATTCAAAGGCGCGTTTCGACCGCGCCCGGCATCTGTCGCTGAACATCTTTCCGGCCAATGCCCTGCTTCGGCATGGGGCCGGATTCTCCCCGCGCATGTTGAAATATAATTGCGGAGTTTTTTTGCAAGCGCCACCCGAAACGTTTTCCCGTTCCTTGCTGAAAGGGTGCATCCGCCTGCTCGGCTGGCGCGGAGTCAAACTGTGCTCGCAAGTTTACCGAGCCGTGAAACGCCGCTAG
- a CDS encoding DUF2127 domain-containing protein yields MNESKTQDATQDGQGHRTAALSGIASFKLGKGLFFFLVAWAVYCLSDDDLHEAFSIVLLTFHQDPKLHAFDGTFKWLSTITESNMLWVAGGILSYALLAMVEGVGLFLRYYWAAYLAIAESAIFIPMEIVKLMNHFTWLMLGLLLLNIFILIYLWINRHRLFRHTHYHDRHKAKPPVST; encoded by the coding sequence ATGAACGAGAGCAAAACGCAGGACGCCACTCAGGACGGGCAAGGCCACCGCACGGCGGCTTTGTCCGGCATTGCCTCGTTTAAACTGGGCAAGGGACTCTTCTTTTTTCTGGTGGCTTGGGCGGTGTACTGTTTATCGGATGATGACCTGCATGAGGCGTTCAGCATCGTGTTGCTGACGTTTCATCAGGACCCCAAACTCCATGCCTTTGACGGTACGTTTAAATGGTTATCCACCATCACGGAATCCAACATGTTGTGGGTGGCCGGCGGCATATTAAGTTATGCGTTGCTCGCCATGGTCGAGGGAGTTGGGCTGTTCCTGCGGTATTATTGGGCGGCCTATCTGGCGATTGCGGAATCTGCGATCTTCATCCCGATGGAAATCGTCAAGCTGATGAACCATTTCACCTGGCTGATGCTGGGGTTGCTGCTGCTGAATATCTTTATTTTGATCTACCTCTGGATTAATCGCCATCGGCTCTTCCGGCATACCCACTATCACGACCGGCATAAAGCCAAACCGCCGGTGTCCACGTAA
- a CDS encoding glycine--tRNA ligase yields the protein MAEPKQNELMEKIVSLCKRRGFVYQSSEIYGGINGFWDYGPLGAELKRNVKDLWWRSMVHLRDDVVGLEATIIMHPKIWRASGHVDTFCDPMCDCLLTKKRFRADQIDPQSGLAYYYTGAKDAVSGKENNEPYAVLLPVGKPPESARKTATVFYQMRGLQNVQLQGERMEKVENSQRFNPENGSLLTEPRPFNLMFKTYVGPVADEENVAFLRPETAQAIFAQFKNVVETSRQKVPFGIGQMGKAFRNEVTPRNFTFRSREFEQMELEFFIKPDETVAAQVGEVASVSGAGHPGEPKPNWGWQMWHKYWVEERLSFYESIGLPRTSLEEYWQKPEELAHYARATVDLLYKFPFGTQELEGIAARGDFDLTQHQKHSGKGMEVFDEEVRQTWTKLDDTRKQALRDQFLAAKRAGFIKKGVVEAEAQAQAEAETKTYFEKLAKGLFIPHVIEPSAGVDRLILALLCNAYSEEETVDEKGKKEVRVVMKFHPRVAPVKVGIFPLLKNKPELVAKARAIYNQLRVKMTAFYDEAGSIGRRYARQDEAGTPFGVTIDFDTLGETPELKDTVTLRDRDTQKQERVKIDDLLPLLLQKLQ from the coding sequence ATGGTTTTTGGGATTACGGCCCACTCGGGGCGGAACTGAAGCGGAATGTCAAAGACCTTTGGTGGCGCTCGATGGTGCACCTCCGGGATGACGTCGTTGGCTTGGAGGCCACGATCATCATGCATCCGAAGATTTGGCGCGCCTCGGGGCATGTGGACACCTTTTGTGATCCCATGTGCGATTGCTTGCTGACCAAGAAGCGTTTTCGCGCTGACCAGATTGATCCGCAATCCGGCCTCGCCTATTATTACACGGGCGCCAAGGACGCGGTTTCCGGCAAAGAGAACAATGAGCCGTATGCGGTGTTGTTGCCGGTTGGCAAACCGCCGGAAAGCGCTCGCAAAACCGCCACGGTGTTCTACCAGATGCGCGGGCTGCAGAATGTGCAGTTGCAGGGCGAGCGCATGGAAAAAGTGGAAAACTCCCAGCGCTTCAACCCGGAGAATGGCTCGCTCCTGACGGAGCCGCGTCCCTTCAACCTGATGTTCAAGACGTACGTGGGGCCGGTGGCGGACGAGGAGAATGTGGCCTTTCTGCGGCCGGAAACCGCGCAAGCCATCTTCGCGCAGTTCAAGAACGTGGTGGAAACGTCGCGGCAGAAGGTGCCGTTTGGCATTGGGCAAATGGGCAAGGCGTTTCGGAACGAAGTCACGCCGCGTAACTTCACATTCCGCTCGCGCGAGTTTGAGCAAATGGAGCTGGAGTTCTTCATCAAACCGGATGAAACGGTGGCGGCCCAGGTGGGCGAGGTGGCCAGCGTCAGTGGGGCAGGGCACCCGGGCGAACCGAAGCCCAACTGGGGTTGGCAGATGTGGCACAAGTATTGGGTGGAAGAGCGCCTGAGCTTTTACGAAAGCATTGGTTTGCCGCGCACGTCGTTGGAGGAGTATTGGCAGAAACCGGAGGAGTTGGCGCATTACGCCCGGGCCACGGTGGATTTGCTGTATAAGTTCCCGTTCGGCACGCAAGAACTGGAAGGCATTGCGGCGCGCGGTGACTTTGATTTGACGCAGCACCAGAAACACAGCGGCAAAGGCATGGAAGTCTTTGACGAGGAAGTGCGCCAGACCTGGACCAAGCTGGACGACACCCGCAAGCAGGCGTTGCGCGACCAATTCCTCGCGGCCAAACGCGCGGGCTTTATTAAAAAAGGAGTCGTCGAGGCAGAGGCCCAGGCGCAAGCAGAAGCCGAAACCAAGACCTATTTCGAGAAACTCGCGAAGGGATTGTTCATCCCGCACGTCATCGAACCCTCCGCCGGGGTGGATCGCCTGATCCTGGCGCTGCTCTGCAACGCCTATTCCGAAGAGGAGACCGTGGATGAAAAGGGCAAAAAGGAAGTGCGCGTAGTGATGAAGTTTCATCCGCGCGTGGCACCCGTCAAAGTCGGGATATTCCCCCTGCTCAAGAATAAGCCGGAACTCGTGGCCAAGGCGCGCGCGATCTATAATCAGTTGCGGGTGAAGATGACCGCCTTTTACGACGAGGCCGGCTCGATTGGCCGGCGGTATGCGCGCCAGGACGAGGCTGGCACGCCGTTTGGTGTCACCATTGACTTCGATACGCTGGGTGAAACCCCGGAGTTGAAGGATACCGTGACGCTGCGCGATCGCGACACGCAGAAGCAGGAGCGCGTCAAGATTGACGATCTGCTGCCGTTGCTGCTGCAAAAGCTTCAGTAA